A region of Rhizorhabdus wittichii RW1 DNA encodes the following proteins:
- a CDS encoding biotin/lipoyl attachment domain-containing protein (PFAM: biotin/lipoyl attachment domain-containing protein), translated as MTIAIAIPDGLWPADQKGVIATWLYEDGDMVEEGVVVAEIMIDKTQIELPSPAGGRLTILKRDEEEVVCGEVIGELRA; from the coding sequence ATGACTATTGCCATCGCGATACCCGACGGATTGTGGCCCGCCGACCAGAAAGGCGTGATCGCCACCTGGCTCTACGAGGATGGCGACATGGTGGAAGAGGGCGTGGTCGTCGCTGAGATCATGATCGACAAGACCCAGATCGAGTTGCCGTCGCCGGCCGGCGGCCGCCTGACGATCCTCAAGCGCGACGAGGAAGAGGTCGTATGCGGCGAGGTTATCGGCGAACTGCGCGCCTGA